AATGGGATACTGGTAAGTTTCtttatcatactttttttttcttcttcttttgtttgatgTTTGGGATTTAAATCATATCTCCTAAAATGATACTatatgattaattattcaatactTTCATAATATAGTGACGGGGtggtacttttttctttttcttttttatcgtTGCATCATGAATGTTATACTTTCATAATATTGAGACAGTTTACCATAAGTGAAATTTTAATTCTGTTCTCaacattattcaaaaaattaagatgCTGCTccaatttaaattatattactaaaaTCTAAAGATTTAAAGGAATTTTCATGAATTATTTGTAATTATTCAATCATCTACcataattttttgttctaaTAAAAACTTGGTCTTTCACGATATCCTTCCATCATataacttaagtttttttttttttttaattttcaatttcaggaTATTATCAgtcaaatattttcttcaatacaaataaattttaattaatcaatcCGTGCATGACTCCAGCATACTACTAGtaaaaggagaaagaagagTAACCAGAAATATTCATTCTTGCCTCACATACAAATTAATACAATTAGACCAATAGAGACATGTTTCTAAAATATGGAATATGcatttatgaaaagaaaaaaatttaatttctttgtaatagtcaattgaaaatttatagaaccaatactaaaattttggaactaaGACTTTATGATGCggaagatgcaagaaaattattatttaatattatttatatttgtaagtcaattgtatttttatgttttaggtcctagtagtttattaggctattagtattttaatttggaagcagggttatttttgtaataaagtaattagggtttcctagccaattagaactaggATTTAGCAATCTTTTATAAACAACCTATTATACTCCTTGAGgagatagttgatattttgataaatgaaaaaaaatggtcatttagcctttttttggtctggtgctgactccaggtttaccctaggtgctgactccaagcaaggcctaggtgctgactcctaggtcatatccatttattttatcattgttttaattttgctCTAGTTGTCCTGCGTCACTTTATTATTTGCCGATGGGTTTATGAAAGAATGATTCTATCAATCTGTAACACAATTTTGCctccattttaattttcatattttagttGGGCATGTCAAGTGCAACTGAGACTCTTTGTGGGCAAGCATTTGGAGCAAGGCAACACCACATGATGGGCATCTACTTGCAAAGGTCATGGCTTATCAATGTTGTTATTGCAACTATCTTGCTCCCTGTCTTTATCTACTCAGCTTCCATCTTCAAGCTACTAGGAGAGGAAGATGAAACATCAGATGTTGCTGGATATATCTCATTATGGTTCATTCCAATTCTCTACTATTTCGCTTTTGGCTTTAGCGTCCAGAAGTATTTACAAACGCAGCTCAAAAACAGAATTGTCGGATGGCTATCTGCTATTACATTTGTACTTCATGTTCTTTTGTCATGGATTTTTGTGAGCATACTGAACTGGGGGATTCCTGGTGCAATGAGTGCCATGATTATATCTTATTGGTTAGTGTTAATTGGAACATTCGTGTATGTCTTTGGAGGTTGGTGTCCCAACACATGGACAGGTTTCTCACTAGCTGCTTTTCAAGATTTACTACCAGTATTGAAGCTCTCACTATCCTCAGGTGTCATGCTTTGGTAACTCCATGTCCTTCACTAAATTACTTCATCTCAATTCTTTTTTCcccacctttttcttttaacattCTTAAGCATTTTtatattcactctatgctaGTTCTTTTCTCGTTCCTTTTACATTTTCCTTTTTAACTCTTTTATCATACTGTTATAATCAtcccctttctcttttctttactttttcttcactttctTAATAGCTTAGAGTTTTGGTACAATGCTGTTCTAATCTTATTGGCGGGATACTTGCAAGACGCTACGGTTGCAATATCTGCATTTTCCATTTGGTAAGGCCACATTGATTCTCATTTTAAGTTTCTTACTAGATTTTGGTATACTAGAAATGTCCTAAATTGAACTGACATTGTTGCAGCCTCAATATCATTGCTTGGGAATTTATGGTTTTCCTTGGCTTCCTTACTGCTGCGAGGTATTACCCTTCTTTCTTGTTTGATGACTGACATTGTAATCCAGTTTCTCTTTAATTGATAGATTAACATATGTCCTTTTTATAGCGTCCGGGTTTCAAATGAACTAGGGAAAGGAGATGCTAAAGCTGCAGAGTTCTCCGTTAAAGTCATCTCCAGTACTTCAGTTATTCTTGGAGTGTTCTTTTGGATTCTATGTTTAATATTTGGTCATAAACTCGCTTACTTGTTCACAAGTGATGAGGAAGTTATAGCGTATGTGTCAAGCCTCTATGTCCTGCTAAGTTTGTCAATCTTACTCAACTGTGTCCAGGCAGTACTTTCAGGCATGTATTTCAATTTAATACTATGATGATAGTGAAAGGTCAAACTATCGTTCATGCACCTTATAGATTGGCCAGTTCTTTAAAAGTTGTAAACATGGGTGCTCCTTCCACCCCAATTTTTCTTAATCTACAACTTCTGTTTTGCAGGGGTGGCTGTGGGTGCCGGTCGGCAAGGTGTGGTTGCATATATTAACATAGGTTGCTATTATCTGATTGGGATCCCAGTAGGAGCTATTCTTGGATATGTGGCCAAACTAGAAGTAGAGGTAAGAAACCTACATCTAGTTTTCAAACTCCGAGTCATCAACCATCAGTTCCCATGAGATTCTTTTCCCTCATGaaaattgagcttaatttttatattatgggATTTTAATAATGTCAGTTTACATAAtcattttgaattattattagctaattGATGGAGGAATATATTCTTGACTTCTCTGTCCTTAATAAATTATGCAGGGCCTATGGATTGGAATGATCCTTGGTGTGGTAATGCAATCACTCGTGCTTGGTTACATAACCTTTAAGACTGATTGGAATGACCAGGTAATTCAAATGAATATATTGCAAAAGCCATGATCAGCATCAATGATTTTGATTTACATGAATATCATCAGAATGACAAACGCATTTCGTAACGCTTttttgcgtgtgtgtgtgtgtgttcttcTAGGTGAGGAAAGCATCAGAACGTTTGAATAAGTTGTTCTTGAAACCTGCCGAAGGAAGTTCTATTGAAGAACCACTGAATGGATGAACAGTTCAATTTCTCTAAATTGTATTCGGTTGATTGAGATTGAACCAATGAAAGTAGTTCATTTGAAAGAGCTATGTATCTGataaaatcttgatttttcaTCCCAGCCAGCTGATAAAGCATTTAACTGCATTAGCAAGCCAATCACCTTTTTGCCCTATGTTTTCCCTTGACATACACCTCTGGAAAATAATTCTTAATTGTAACAAAGAGTGATTGAAGAAATTGTTCTTCAAAACCATATTCATATGACTTCTTGCTgctataaaaacaaaaaccaacacaaaaataaaacaatacgATACAATACAGACTGGAAAGGAgctatcaaaaaacaaaaaaggcaaGCAAAAGGAAAGGACCAGAAAAAATATACACAAAATGCAGCCGCATATGAATCTGAGGCACTTAAAGCTTGCACTCTTTTTAACATTTGACATTTGCACTATGAAGAtggaaaaaattttatatgcCATGGCTCTTTGAAGAACAGAATCTTTGGTGTGGTTTTGGAAATATGATAGAACAACTTacgtataaaaagaaaaaacaaaaagcagaaaatagaagaaaaaaaatgggaagGGTCAGTGAACTAATGAAACTAAAGTACACTATCTTTTCAAGAGGTTGTATGCTGGTAAATCTCTCACGTTGATGACATCTTCAAGTGCAAGCTCACGCTCTAACTGAGTTCTTGTAGACTTCAAAACGTCCtggaaatccaaaataaaatttacaaccaACAGCAGATTTGATTAGGGAGAGAACACGATTCGTACATCAAATCAAATGGACAGGATATAACTTGCTAAAATGATTTACATTGAATTCCATATAAGAAGCACGCTTTGCAAGCCACTGAGCATCCATCATATAAAAGGCTACACAATAGAGATTATCAAATGCCATTTCATCTTCCCCAAGCAGTTCTAAAAAGCGAATTCCTGCTAGAGAAGTTGGCTTtcctgcaaaagaaaaaaacataaccCCAAATTCTTCATATATGGAGCATTACAATCAAACGTTTTGAAGAATTCCTAATCcaagatgttaatttttcataaatggAGCTTTCAATCAAGTGTTTAGAAGAATTCCTAATCTAAGATGTTAAGTCTGTTTGGCATCAGACAATTAAAAATAAGTGTCATGCCCAACCACAAAAATGTGTTTGGCGTAGGCTTTGTAATAAATAACCTATTGCAGCTGAAACATTTTTTCAGCATCTGGTCAGTCATGAAAGGAGCATAGCTATTAGACAACATGTGAATATTCTTCATTTGAGATATGCATATTACCTGATTGAAGATCCAACATTTGTGCCAACATAAAAGAAATATTGATCCCAGCTACAGCAAAGGGATATTCCCACTCAGCTCTAGTTCCATCTTGTTTGTGTAACAGTCTCTGGAACGATTCCTGTAGAAGGAAATATCATGATATTTTTTAGCTTAATTCCATTGTTGGTCCCTAAAGTTTAACCCATGCGCAATTTTAGCCTCTGAAATTTAAAGtgatcacttttagtcccttaGATCATCACTCCATATGGACTAAAAGCGATCAATTTAAGTTTTTAGGGACTACAAATGATCACCTTAAACTTCAAGGACTACAATTTCTCGTGAGCTTAAGTTTAGAAACCAGCTGTGAACTTTGGCctaattttttatgaatgaaataattTCATAGTCAACAAAAAGAGATTACAATCAGTTCAAACAACCTCCAGACGCAAGCAGCTGATGAGCTGCACACACAATACAGAAACAAAGGAGATAACTCCCACACATACAGAAACTCTCCATCTACTACATAAAATTCTTTATAATAGTATTAGGAATGTTCCGAAGACCTCCCAACACATGCTCTAACATCATCTCTAAAAGCCTTCACAAGCCCTCCCCTGTTTTCAGTTAAGCCTTTCCATATATTTTTGCATTAaccaaaatcaccatctatacGTACAAATGAATTCATAAAGAAAGTCCACTACTCCCCAAAATATAAATGTACACAGGGAAATGTTCTCAGTTCTCACCCAGACACATAAGCAAGCAAAgcaattattattgttataagcACCAAAGCAAATATGTGAAAGGCATTGCTCTTGTTAGTCTCATCTTTGTAATTGTCCAAAAGTACGCTTGATACATAGATCCCAAAGCAATATTGAAACAGTGGTGGTATATGAtgctaaaatagaaaattgataACCCTTTTACTCCCTTAATATTagcacaattcttttttttttttttttgatagataatcaggaaattttataaatgataggaaaaaaaaaaaaaaaaaaagaggaatacAAGAAGTTCacgatgatgaacaacaagcataaaaagaaacaaacaacaCAACAAACAGAAGAAATCAGGAAACCAACCTAAGGGAGGACAAAAgctcagagagagaagaacaattaGTAAAACCCCAACACCGAGACCACTCAAAAAGACTACGATGGCATACAAGCTTTAACTCATCTAACATCTTCCCTTTATCCTCAAAGGATCAacgatttcgttccaaccacacaatccacattcAGCACCCTGGAACCAAGTTCCAAATGTCCGAGTTGTGCTTCCCAAGCCACTGATGCCAGCAAGATAACAAACCCGCCACCAatcctggcataacccaaagaATACCAAAGGCTTGAAGCATAGAAGACCAAAGGGAGTGAGCaacaggacaatgaagaaggtggttaaccgactccccatcacagcaacacatacaacacctatTAGCCAAAGGGCAGCCCTTTAGCATTAGATTATCCAAAGTAAGGATCTGACCATGAGCGGCAGTCCATAAAAAGAACACCACGCACTTAGAAGTCTTTGGTTTCCAaacacccttccaaggaaacaaagaattGGAGGCACCCTGAATCTCATGGTAGTAAGAACGAGTGTCAAACTTACCATCCCCTTTTAGCCGCCAGTGAAGAGTATCTCTCCTATTACCCCGAGGAATGTGAGTTTGGATAAGCTGAAGGAGAGAATACGAAGTAAccaactcccaatcttcaaaagctctataaaaccttaaattccACGCTTTAACAGTGCCCCCTTTTGGAATCCACAAAACCTCAGAGATACAAGCATCCTTGACCGCTGAACACGCATAGAGCTCAGGATAAAGATCTTTTGGAGTGTTGTCACCAATCCACCTATCGTGCCAGAAGCGGATACGAGTGCCTTCACCCACTACAAAAGACAGATGCTTAGAGAAGCTCTCGCACCCTTCATTAATGCTTCTCCAGAGGCCACACCCATAAGACCTCCTGCAAACATTAGTCCTCTTTCTACAACTCTTAACTGCTTATCAGGCTTCTTTTGCTGCAAGGATCAAAGTAAGATTCCTAGAATTCATACACGTTAGCACCCACTTTTCCCCAGTGAAATTCCAACTTCTAAACCATTTCATCTTTCTAACTCTTTTCTGGATCAATTACTAAattatacccacaaaatttaTTCCACAATAATCTCTCCTCTCAACCTCTCTAAATTGAAGTTTGGGTTTTACACTCCTTCAACTTCGAGTGTATGgaagatcaacaaaaaaattatgactaaGAGAGTAGTTTTCTATGCTATCTTTTCAATCCAAGATGCAGGATTCTTTAGTTTTGGGATCATTGAGCATTTATAGCCACGTCCCAGTGTGCCagctctccttttcttttttctctaaagttttgcataattttcatttttttttcttttgaaatgaCTTCTCGTGTAGGTGCCTACTATTTATAGAGCATCTTACAGCATGTGCAGGAGACTAGtctgataaaaacaaaaaccaacatTAAGTAGACAAATACAAGTAAAGATGCCCTTTAATACCAAACTTCAAAGCAGGGGACGCACAGAACCAATAAGTAGAAGGATCAATCTATAGGCCATGTCCAGTAAAACTCTTATTCCACTAGGATTCCCTTTAAACAAGAATTTTGACTGCATATTTGTGCCATACACTGCACCCCCAAGAGAAACAACCCCTAATGCCAATGCAtaaatctctcttcttcttcttttggctGGATTTTTAATCTCGCAAAAAATACCAATAATGTTTCATTTCCTCTTCTTTGATTGGTCTCATGTGCCGGGATTTACTTCTACAGAATCCATTCTGCTGTTTTTAGATTCACTTTCTTCTTgtacataagttttttttttttctttgctgctGGTACATATTTGATTCATGTCGATGAGATCTAGCTCAACTAACACCTCCTCCCCCTTGTAAGTGCTAGGTCTGTGAGGTTATGAGTATGAAACCTACTAAGTGCATGTGCaacttaccaataataaaaaataccaataaaTGTTCACTAAGATATGAAGATGATGGATACACCATAGACCACCATGCTTCAAAAATCACAAGTTTTGGTATAAACTCAAGGTTAATTGCAAACAAAGTAATGCCAAGATCTGCCTTAACAGAACACCACACCCAATAGAGAAGGTAACTGGAACTGTGTCATGTGAtgaaatgcaaaataaaatataaatactaCTGGTATCATGAAAAACAAAGTACAATACGAATGAAGAAGATCCAAATTTTCCTGTTTTGAGGTAGACTCTTTAGGAATTCAGCACTTAATGAGGGTTCTTGACAAGATTTTGAGGGATTCTTGAATGTggtttgatgttttttttttttttttttttcattttgataagtaataaatatatatatatatatatatatatatatatatatatatcaagagtcacccaagtatacaggAAATATACCAGGGTGAAACaatcaattacaaaaattgcaTAAGTCTAATAAATCAacaatagaaaagaaagaaaggttcCTCAAGGCAGTCATCCAGTCCTATAAAGTTCAGAAAAAGAATAACTTGAGATCAGGCATAAAATGCTCAGAATCTTCAAAACTTCTGCTATTCCTTTCcctccaaatgcaccacatcagACAATGTGGGATAATCATCCAAATGTGACCATTTCGATGACAACCAAATTGACCTTGCCAGCAAACTAGAAGCTCAACTACAGATTTTGGCATCACCCCCAAAACTCTCCAAGCAAACCAAAAATCATGGACCACAAATCTGAAACAATGGGGCAATGTGGCAAAAGGTGGTCAGCATATTCACCATTACATTTGCACATATTACCCAAAGCTGCAGTCCATAAAGATAAAGCTACTCTCAAAGGGACCTTGGATCTCCAAATGATTTTCCAAGGGAAAAGAGATCAATAGTAGCAATATCAGTATTAGAGTCCAAAAGTAGGTAAAAATCACCTACCTTAGAGCTCTTTTTCTTATTCAGTTGCCAGTACATCTTATCCTTTCCTatccccctaattttttttgataggtaaaaaaaaaaccctaatttccaAATCATAAATGTCAGTCATGAAATTCATCAAGGACTCTAATTCCCAACCTTGTATTGCCCGCACAAAGTGGGATCCCAGTGAAGAACCGCATTGGTGAAATGCATTAAATCTGCCAAACTGGCATCCTTATTACAGCTAAGCCTAAATAACTTGGGGTAACAAACAGCAAGAGAAGTCAGGCCACACCATCAGTCTTGTGAAAATTTGTCCAGTGTTCCATCCCCAACCTCATAGTGAATGTGAGAAGACAGACGGCCAGCCCTGCCTAATAGTTCTCCATAGACTACACCATATGGACTAAGGACCGAGCAAGTACACCCCCCACCTCCCCCCCAAAATTCACTACCATATTTCACCTCTATCACTCTTCTCCAAAGAGCATCTCTCTCAAAACCATACCACCAGAACCATTTTCCTAACAAGCATCATTAAAAAGGTTTAGAAAGTTAAGTAACATCATGGGATCTTGAATAGTTTTGATGGTTGTTTGGTGTTAGACATTGAATAGAACAAGAAGCAATTACACTTAGGTAGGAGAAGGCAACAAAGAAAACATTCTCAGAGCTTAAAGCTAGAACTTTATCAAAATCATCTTCCTTACATATGGAGAATGCATTTCCAAGACaagatataataaataaatcatacaaacaaatgaacaatgAGGCTTAAGAAAAAGGGGGCGGTATAAACTTACTCAACTAAAAGAATGATATAAATAGTTAATGTACATTGAAGGCAACAATACAGCTGATTACAATGACAGTTGAGATTTACGCAAGTAgtacgtgtatatatatatatagcaaagtAAACATACCGGATATCTCTGAGCAAAAAAGATAAGATTCTCCAATGATATAAATCCCCCACCCCTGCAAATAGCGTTGAAAACTTCATGTTGAAGATATTTTTATGAAGGAGAAATCACaatgaaaaccaaatttcaTTGTCTAAAAATTAGTACTCATATAAGTTCTCCTATTTACCTAAAATCTGTTGAAGGGTCAGAACCCTGCCAACCCATTTCCTTCCAAAGCTCAGATTTAAGAGATGGAAGCTCCCTTTCAGGGTAAGCCAACCTCCATAATTGTTTTAGTGCATCCTGCAACCCAAATATTCAGTTTATATTTACTTcagaaaattatatttcaaataaaaaagatccTTTGTTTCTCTAGCCAGTCTTCTGCTTTTGTGGCTCTCAGTTCATAAACCCATCTCTATCTGAGTATCAAATTTGTACTGGATTACAATTAAGATACGTGCATAGATGTCTTTGAATTGAACAATATAAACTTGAGAATTATGTTTTGACTTGTTTTCAATAAATTGACATGTCTCTAAATCCAGGTAATCCAAATTACCTTCCCTTTAAAAAAAGCATGAAACTATATGTTGAGACATAACCATAGagaacacaaaaaaattgaaatgactTTCTATTGGAATAATTTCCTAGACAAGTAGGTTGGTCAGCCCATAGTTTGAGATGATGAATGTTCAGCATCCATGTCTTGCATGCAACAGTGAGTGAATTGCCATTACAACAAAGTATAATAAGGCAACATGAACCAGACACAATAATTATATGATAAAGTCTGGCTCCTACAACTTGATTGAAGGCATCCAACAATAAAatctcaaagaaaataaaataaaataaaataaaggacaGGCAACAAATGttactaaaacataaaataaatagaaagaagcaaaacaaaaccaaaaaaaagaagcctaCTTGATGCTCAACACGAGAACCATCAAAGGGGACTTCAAGCCTTTGCCGTAGATTCTTGAGTCTTTCTTCctaaaatgaaacaaatttaaGCAGATAAGATAAGTAAAGTAACAATAACAAGTACcctcatatattaaaaaaacaacaaaaatactgaagtaaattaatgaataatttataaaatgaacagtttaaaaaaaacaaataaaactttcCACATCAGATTATAGATCATAATGTAAAAACAATTCCTGTGATTAATCGTCCTAGGAAGACCAAAAATATATACTTACATAGATTTTTGTTAAACAATATTAGATTGACCATCTCAAAAGGAAATTCCATCAACTTACTTTCAATTTCAACCTAGAAGGAGagagaatgataataatgcatGCACCCAATAcgtcttgaacccatgacctcaacCCCCCACCCgcctcttcttttttaataagtaaaaaaattcttattgatTCAAAAAATAGTCACCTAAATATATAAGGAGTACACAACTGGGGATCAAACAATCAATTACGCAAATTACATAAATCTATCAAATCAATAATAGAACATAAAGACAAACAATGCAAAACTGACATCAAATCCAacaaagttctaaagaaaatgaatttgagGTTAGGCAATAGTTCTCTTTGTGTCCTTGAAGCTCTGAATGTTCCTCTCCCTCTATATACACCATGACCTCACTCTCCCCCTATAAATTAAAAGGTAAGGAGTTGCCAAATGAGCTAGAGTTCATTTGCTTCTTAAGGAAACAAGTTCACttcatatttccaaaaatgaaCAGCAATATACATTGGTTTATTGATAATCTTGTTTCAGATTTCTTTGATGATTTTTAGAATAATGATTAAGAGTTCATTTAAGAAtagcttatttagctgaaactgaaaacttttggttgaaagtactgtagataaagctaaaagtagctgaaatagtacagtggaacccataaatagtatcaaaaagtataATGGGACCTccaaatagtagcaaaaataagctaattagtaaaaaaaaataaaaaataaaaatctgtcTTTTTCAACTttacccaaacacaacctaaattcaccatttcctaaaaatttaagttttggGGAGAATCAAAAATTTATCTTGGTCTCAGAGCAAATAGCCTGAAGGTTAAACTCTATCTTCACTCTACCTATCACTTAACAAAGTTAAATATCCTACATGCTAGGTTCCACTTATTACAGTGGAGGCATGGGCCATGCATAAGGGTAGCGTTacaataatggttaaatgatgggtaaattgcaaattacacccctaaagtttgcaggtgcttggattttacaccctagaatttctttttttgataagtaaattaAAAGAGCAAATTCtgaaatccaaattctaaaactctagggtgtaaaattactaaaacaCCCTTGACTTAAgaataaccaaataaaatattaaaacttaattAACTACCATGGACACTTATTCTTGGGCTTTGCCTTATCCTTAGGCTTCCAAAGAGAATATCCTTTCTTTAACCATGTTACGATTCCACCATCAACAAGTTACTCTTTTATTAGGTTTTCAGTTTACTAGTGAAACTGGGAGCCCTAGTACTCCTAGCACAAGaaagagtatatatatattcaaggaGGAGATAGGGttgattaattaaaataatgagTATTTTGGTGCATATTGGCCTTTGTGTGTTCTTTCACCCTTCCtgttctctctttccttcttctcttttttatgttACTATTCACAGGTACTATACATACAAACTCTAAACACTATAaaaattctctattttcttcttccttacaTACCCCAGGTCAAACCCTTTCTTTTACATAACAAAAACTACTTAGTACCAAATAGACATCAAATAATTCATCAAACCAAATTTAATTCCTATCACAGCCCCATAACTCTTCTTCAACAATTCTAAACCTTAAGATTCGCAATTCCTAACCTTAAACCAACGACAACCACGCATAACAATTTGTCCTACAAAACCTTTCTCCCTAAGCCAAACtttaaattagaatttgatCCTTTAACAATGGTAGGAACAAGGGAGAGGACCTGCAAATCACCTTCCTGAAACATGTTCTCAATCCTAGACTCCAACTAGCAAGAATATCATTTTTCAGACCAATTTGAGAATCAGTTAAAATTGCCTCAAAGAATAAGAAAACATAACTACTCAACAGAATAGAAATGATACAGGGAGTATAAAAACTGCGGAAAATAAATCAATACTGTTCAATCCTTATCAAAATGTTTGAGATGACAACCATTATATTGAAAACCTTCCTTTACTCAGAGGCCATAGAAAGTTCAATAAACtgctataatttaaatatattatgtCACTAGACATACCTGCAAAGGACTAAGGGAAAGTGGAAGCAGCTTATTGCTTTTAACTCTTTGTGTGTAGGATGAAAAGGGTAAAAGGCGTCCAATTAGAGATCCGGATCCAAGGACAATATTTGCTAGAAAAACCAAGATGAAATTATCAGTCAATGAACCAATAATATTCCCAAAATCTAGAATGAAGTCAAATAGTCAATGCACACAAAGAACAAGACAACTTCAGGCTTATGATTTTTGAGGTAGTTAACCGTGAAAAGAAGTCAGCTAAATGTAGAAGGTagattaaaatattgttttgtcCCTAAAGTTCATATGAAGTTCTATTTTTGTCcccaaactttaaaaagttcttcTTTCATCACTAAACTATTGAAACTTTACACTCTCTGTccttaaaattcaaaaaatattttttcatccctcaactttaaaaagtttattCATTCTACATATATGACTAGAAGTTTCATGCCACTTGTTCACCTGATGtgtttgttttctattttcattagATTTAATAGTTCAGGTCAGACATGTCAAATTCTCTGATGCAAAAAATGGTGCCACCTAACTAGACATGTAGATTAAAAGTTAACAAGAGTAGACAGAAGAACACAGAGTGTAATGTTTTCAATAGCTTAGGGACGAAAAACAAACTTCAAGCAAACTTCAGCAGGTgtcagttgagctacaaggctcttggtgACCATGTTAATATATCTAACTTTCACAACTAGCAATAAGAAGGAAAAAGGGTGACTTATCaagaataaaaagaaggaaaaagagcaGAAAATTCAtcagttgataaaaatcttgatGGATAATAGGCCAGACATACCAACAAAGCCATCCAATCAAATAAACAAGCCTAATTGACACTGAT
This genomic stretch from Castanea sativa cultivar Marrone di Chiusa Pesio chromosome 9, ASM4071231v1 harbors:
- the LOC142610287 gene encoding uncharacterized protein LOC142610287, which codes for MTSRTLRRRLHHGDVDGKKQEHLEASSGLDGLDEPLLGNYEHDDSHSEGNTNEDLWDDERRKEHLHWTLLFSQLIAQWAQWFANIVLGSGSLIGRLLPFSSYTQRVKSNKLLPLSLSPLQEERLKNLRQRLEVPFDGSRVEHQDALKQLWRLAYPERELPSLKSELWKEMGWQGSDPSTDFRGGGFISLENLIFFAQRYPESFQRLLHKQDGTRAEWEYPFAVAGINISFMLAQMLDLQSGKPTSLAGIRFLELLGEDEMAFDNLYCVAFYMMDAQWLAKRASYMEFNDVLKSTRTQLERELALEDVINVRDLPAYNLLKR
- the LOC142610286 gene encoding protein DETOXIFICATION 24-like, producing MDERLLGAEPENIRNLPRRIWVESKKIWRIAFPAMLARVTQFGMFVVTQAFIGHLGEVDLAAYALIQILTVRFVNGILLGMSSATETLCGQAFGARQHHMMGIYLQRSWLINVVIATILLPVFIYSASIFKLLGEEDETSDVAGYISLWFIPILYYFAFGFSVQKYLQTQLKNRIVGWLSAITFVLHVLLSWIFVSILNWGIPGAMSAMIISYWLVLIGTFVYVFGGWCPNTWTGFSLAAFQDLLPVLKLSLSSGVMLCLEFWYNAVLILLAGYLQDATVAISAFSICLNIIAWEFMVFLGFLTAASVRVSNELGKGDAKAAEFSVKVISSTSVILGVFFWILCLIFGHKLAYLFTSDEEVIAYVSSLYVLLSLSILLNCVQAVLSGVAVGAGRQGVVAYINIGCYYLIGIPVGAILGYVAKLEVEGLWIGMILGVVMQSLVLGYITFKTDWNDQVRKASERLNKLFLKPAEGSSIEEPLNG